A single Cryptococcus deuterogattii R265 chromosome 2, complete sequence DNA region contains:
- a CDS encoding oxidoreductase: MSLPYTVASTVHLPPATISKLQDTFTSFIHRTDPSSPFTKEELSKIQIFFTTGRGPPVDSLADVPNLELVQLCSAGADKAISSPAMKAYVEERKRGKGKGDSKEVKLATASGTHALSIPNYVVAMVITLLHQLPRQIIGARTEKRWLSEAECDMDGQAYYARKTFQRTAGLLGYGSLGRETARLLKAHGMRIIAANTSGKATPQDGYIIPGTGDKDGSIPEAFYSTKDPKSVKEFLNQCDVLVASLPNTPDTQHFLNKEKLEMLPKGAVLVNVGRGSLIPSDDLLAVLDTPHIFGAALDVTEPEPLPDGHPLWSHPKCIITPHLSGNTEGEMEIAADVLVYNVERMKDGKGVVNEVKWERGY; the protein is encoded by the exons ATGTCCCTCCCCTACACCGTAGCATCCACCGTCCATCTCCCCCCAGCCACCATCTCCAAGCTCCAAGacaccttcacctccttcatccaccGTACCGACCCTTCGTCGCCATTCACCAAGGAAGAGCTCTCCAAGATccagatcttcttcaccaccgGCCGAGGTCCTCCCGTAGATTCCCTTGCGGATGTCCCAAACCTTGAGCTTGTACAACTATGTTCCGCAGGGGCAGATAAGGCCATTTCCAGCCCCGCAATGAAGGCGTATGTGGAAGAGCGAAAGAGGGGGAAAGGCAAGGGGGATAGTAAAGAAGTCAAACTTGCAACTGCGTCGGGGACCCATGCGCTCTCGATTCCGAATTATGTGGTGGCGATGGTGATCACTTTGTTGCATCAGCTACCTAGGCAAATCATCGGAGCCAGA ACtgagaagagatggctATCTGAAGCAGAATGCGATATGGATGGTCAAGCGTATTACGCTCGGAAGACTTTCCAACGTACCGCCGGTCTTCTC GGCTACGGGTCATTGGGACGTGAAACGGCAAGGCTTCTCAAAGCACATGGTATGCGAATCATCGCCGCCAACACTTCGGGCAAAGCGACCCCTCAGGACGGGTACATTATCCCTGGTACGGGCGATAAGGACG GCTCCATCCCAGAGGCTTTCTACTCTACCAAAGATCCCAAATCGGTCAAGGAATTCTTGAACCAGTGCGACGTACTGGTCGCAAGTTTACCAAACACGCCCGATACGCAGCACTTTctcaacaaggaaaagctCG AGATGCTTCCCAAGGGCGCGGTGCTTGTAAACGTTGGTCGAGGGTCTCTTATACCTTCCG ACGATCTTTTAGCTGTCCTCGACACTCCGCACATATTCGGCGCTGCACTAGACGTGACCGAGCCCGAACCTCTCCCTGATGGACACCCACTGTGGTCCCACCCGAAATGTATCATCACCCCGCACTTGTCGGGGAACACGGAAGGTGAGATGGAGATTGCGGCGGATGTGTTGGTGTATAAtgtggagaggatgaaggatgggaaggggGTTGTCAATGAGGTTAAATGGGAGAGGGGGTATTGA
- a CDS encoding ubiquitin fusion degradation protein 1 → MNHGYDSEDEFDSYAAPPPLPGGPASILSHLMGGGFGGFHSAPPPSAYDDYFKAYSTAVMGGRERPEVMYGGKIIMPPSALARLSALDIPSPWTFQLRNPRSPTQHTTHAGVLEFIAEEGIVHLPAWMMKRLNLEEGDPVRLTGAKLPKGKMVKIQAQSTDFLQVSDPKSVLESALRFYSTLSPNDIIEITYNSLTFEFLIMSVVPEGPGISVIDTDLEVDFATPKGYVEPPRPEPKPIPTMADKLNIDLSSNEPTGSGAASVSGGSRPGTSMGTQTPVESFTGVGQSLSGKKVKGKGLAKKIEEVDPSSKINRADGPRIINTSSLSSANTQVPSALILPEGKFFFGFKYIPYDPSKAPKPSLADQQKMELQPFGGEGNTLKGGKRVGGGEGKGKGKEKAAEEEKEDPWAKLGSGNTLKRTTATAASSSSNPAPASAPQKEFETRKATEQEIIDATMLDEDDFMFEDEEDDEDDVIEIDSDYD, encoded by the exons ATGAATCACGGGTACGATTCTGAAG ACGAGTTCGACAGCTACGCcgctcctccacctcttccagGCGGTCCTGCTAGTATACTCTCTCACCTCATGGGCGGTGGTTTCGGTGGTTTCCACAGTGCCCCTCCTCCGTC AGCGTACGATGATTATTTCAAAGCTTATTCAACCGCTGTGATGGGGGGTAGAGAGCGCCCAGAAGTTATGTACGGCGGCAAGA TCATCATGCCTCCATCCGCGTTAGCCAGACTTT CCGCGCTGGACATTCCGAGTCCTTGGACATTCCAGCTCCGCAACCCTCGCTCACCCACACAACACACTACCCATGCCGGGGTGCTGGAGTTTATTGCTGAGGAAGGGATTGTACATCTTCCTGCCTGG atgatgaagcgaCTTAACCTCGAAGAAGGCGATCCCGTACGACTCACGGGGGCCAAGTTACcaaaaggaaaaatggTAAAAATTCAAGCACAGAGTACGGATTTCCTCCAAGTATCCGATCCCAAATCTGT CCTCGAATCCGCCCTTCGCTTCTACTCTACTCTTTCTCCTAACGACATCATTGAAATCACCTACAATTCACTCACATTCGAATTCCTTATCATGTCCGTCGTCCCAGAAGGTCCTGGTATATCTGTTATCGATACGGATCTTGAGGTTGATTTTGCCACGCCAAAGGGATATGTCGAGCCTCCCCGGCCGGAACCGAAACCGATCCCCACCATGGCGGATAAACTTAACATTGACTTGTCTTCAAATGAACCCACTGGTTCGGGCGCAGCTAGTGTATCGGGCGGTAGTCGACCCGGGACGAGTATGGGTACTCAGACCCCAGTGGAGAGCTTTACTGGTGTAGGACAGAGTCTGAGCGGAAAAAAGGTTAAGGGTAAGGgtttggcgaagaagattgaagaggtcGATCCGAGTTCAAAGATTAACCGAGCCGA CGGCCCTCGAATAATAAACACATCCTCTTTATCATCCGCCAACACCCAAGTTCCTTCGGCACTCATTCTGCCAGAAGGGaaattcttcttcggcttcaAGTACATCCCTTACGATCCCTCCAAAGCACCGAAACCCTCTCTCGCCGATCAACAGAAAATGGAACTACAGCCTTTcggaggggaagggaataCCTTgaagggtgggaagagagtcggagggggagagggcaagggaaagggaaaggagaaagctgctgaagaggagaaagaagatccaTGGGCAAAGCTGGGTAGCGGGAATACTTTAAAACGGACGACTGCCACGGCggcctcttcgtcttcaaacCCTGCACCTGCATCAGCGCCTCAAAAAGAGTTTGAGACACGTAAGGCGACGGAACAGGAGATCATTGATGCGACCAtgttggatgaggatgatttTATGtttgaggacgaagaggatgatgaggatgatgtgaTAGAGATTGATTCCGATTATGATTAG